In one Lolium rigidum isolate FL_2022 chromosome 3, APGP_CSIRO_Lrig_0.1, whole genome shotgun sequence genomic region, the following are encoded:
- the LOC124703094 gene encoding auxilin-related protein 2-like, with product MDGIEGLLARDFGVRRQGKDAPMAASRGAGSAWPNPRSTPAPSYDGLFAAPGPAPPPSASASDPSLDSIFDSFKGTSSSSTSTKPAFDDDFFNPTSGLRPSTSSTARYDAEDVFGTGAAPAFDDVFTASSNRSAPPSYDDFLGGFGEKPRAQETKRSAVVEDDDLLAGFGMKPAGENKKKPVMEEEAPFDDLIPGFPRSSPPKSRNTNDDNTKKQSVSTSKSTASMVDDPFVVLEGESASGSTYPSPGGFTDPLEDLNKPVKTEGKNFDSTADDDNLFEESSTFDQVPKSYPSFSSESNGDTNLQSKSRDSRPVQSSAKRNPGSRSSLEDFENGMHKSQSARYSDIHVDDSSERYSGNGMGDQSPVSTESEDDIWLTVSEIPLFTRPTSAPPPSRSPPLLRQKPRAAKANGKNDESAQQSGQKRNHYKYSPEQADISSIDESEGVAVGKPQRPVHYDTNAFEEDEEYGTNSSAREERESQERLEQAQEMRLREEQRRREKERELEQEREKQAVERATKEARERAAAEARAKAERDARQRSQRAAVQRAHQEARERAAAEAKDRVARAAAEEREKATAEAKERERAAARERAAAEAKERERTAARERATAERAATERVQQEARKRAERAAVERAAAEARQRHAAAAAAAAAKEKQSTPDDLDSFFSNSAPKQRTPTAESMFDPQPQGTGTANGSQRPASTSASTRKANTPSATNMFGNGLSDLFEFEPRSSSDVFQDVEGESEERRRARLERHQRTRERAAKALAEKNERDMQVQREQAERDRIGDSLDFEIKRWAAGKEGNLRALLSTLQYILWPECGWQAVSLTDLITGAAVKKQYRRATLCIHPDKVQQKGATLQQKYIAEKVFDMLKEAWNKFNSEELF from the exons ATGGACGGCATCGAGGGGCTCCTGGCGCGGGACTTCGGCGTGCGGCGTCAGGGCAAGGACGCGCCCATGGCCGCCTCCCGTGGCGCTGGATCCGCCTGGCCCAACCCCAGATCCACCCCCGCCCCGTCCTACGACGGCCTCTTCGCCGCGCCCGGACCCGCACCGccgccctccgcctccgcctctgatCCCTCCCTCGACTCGATCTTCGACTCCTTCAagggcacctcctcctcctcgacgtcGACCAAGCCGGCCTTCGACGACGACTTCTTCAACCCGACCAGCGGGCTGAGGCCATCCACCTCCTCCACCGCGCGCTACGACGCCGAAGACGTGTTCGGGACAGGGGCGGCCCCCGCGTTCGATGACGTATTCACGGCCAGCAGCAACCGCTCGGCGCCGCCTTCCTACGACGACTTCCTCGGCGGGTTCGGCGAGAAGCCGCGAGCGCAGGAGACGAAGAGGTCGGCGGTCGTCGAGGACGACGACCTGCTGGCGGGGTTCGGAATGAAGCCGGCCGGGGAGAATAAGAAGAAGCCAGTGATGGAAGAGGAGGCCCCGTTCGATGATCTGATCCCCGGATTCCCCAGAAGCAGCCCGCCAAAGAGTAG GAACACTAATGATgataacaccaagaagcaatcagTTTCAACTTCAAAATCAACAGCCAGCATGGTTGATGATCCATTTGTTGTTCTAGAAGGAGAGTCTGCTTCAGGCTCCACATATCCATCCCCGGGCGGTTTCACAGATCCATTGGAAGATCTAAATAAGCCTGTAAAGACTGAAGGAAAGAATTTTGATAGTACTGCTGATGATGATAATCTATTTGAGGAGTCCAGTACTTTTGACCAGGTCCCAAAATCATATCCTTCGTTCTCCTCTGAAAGCAATGGTGATACCAATCTACAAAGCAAATCCCGAGACTCGAGGCCTGTGCAAAGCTCAGCGAAGAGGAATCCTGGAAGCAGATCTTCATTGGAGGACTTCGAAAACGGCATGCACAAATCGCAGTCTGCAAGGTACTCTGATATTCATGTTGATGACAGTTCAGAGAGATACAGTGGCAATGGTATGGGTGACCAGTCACCGGTATCTACTGAATCTGAAGACGATATATGGCTTACGGTTTCTGAGATCCCCCTCTTCACACGGCCAACTAGTGCTCCTCCACCTTCCAGATCACCTCCTCTTCTTAGACAAAAACctcgggctgcaaaagcaaatggAAAGAATGATGAGTCTGCGCAGCAGTCTGGCCAAAAGCGCAACCACTACAAATATTCGCCAGAGCAAGCAGATATTTCTTCAATAGATGAATCAGAGGGTGTTGCCGTGGGCAAGCCACAAAGGCCTGTTCATTATGACACCAATGCTTTTGAAGAGGACGAAGAGTATGGTACAAATTCTTCAGCTCGTGAAGAGAGAGAAAGCCAGGAAAGGTTGGAACAAGCACAAGAAATGAGACTAAGGGAGGAACAGAGAAGACGTGAAAAGGAGAGGGAATTGGAACAGGAGAGAGAGAAACAAGCTGTTGAGAGGGCTACAAAGGAGGCACGGGAGAGAGCAGCTGCTGAAGCTCGTGCAAAAGCTGAAAGGGATGCCCGCCAACGCTCACAGCGTGCTGCTGTGCAGAGGGCTCATCAGGAAGCCCGTGAGAGGGCTGCAGCTGAGGCTAAAGACAGAGTTGCAAGGGCCGCTGCAGAAGAAAGGGAGAAGGCTACTGCTGAAGCCAAGGAAAGGGAGCGAGCTGCGGCTAGGGAGAGGGCAGCTGCTGAAGCCAAGGAAAGGGAGAGGACTGCTGCTAGGGAGAGGGCTACAGCAGAAAGAGCTGCGACAGAGAGAGTTCAGCAAGAAGCAAGGAAGCGAGCTGAGCGAGCTGCAGTAGAAAGAGCTGCTGCCGAGGCTCGACAAAGGCatgcagcagcagctgctgctgcggctgcaaaagaaaaacagagtacACCAGATGACCTCGACTCTTTCTTCAGTAATAGTGCACCAAAGCAGAGGACACCAACAGCG GAATCAATGTTTGATCCTCAACCACAAGGTACAGGAACAGCTAATGGATCACAGAGACCAGCTTCTACCTCAGCATCTACGAGAAAAGCAAACACACCATCAGCCACAAATATGTTTGGCAATGGTCTATCTGACCTATTTGAATTTGAAC CACGTTCATCATCTGACGTATTTCAAGATGTTGAGGGAGAGAGTGAAGAAAGAAGACGTGCTAGATTAGAACGTCACCAGAGGACCCGTGAACGAGCG GCGAAAGCTTTGGCAGAGAAGAATGAACGAGATATGCAGGTTCAGAGGGAACAAGCAGAAAGAGAT AGGATTGGTGACTCGTTAGACTTTGAAATTAAGAGGTGGGCCGCTGGAAAAGAGGGCAACTTACGTGCTTTATTATCAACTCTGCAATAT ATACTTTGGCCAGAATGTGGGTGGCAAGCTGTCTCCTTGACAGATTTGATTACTGGTGCTGCTGTTAAAAAGCAGTACAGAAGGGCGACCTTATGCATCCATCCTGATAAGGTGCAACAGAAGGGTGCAACTCTTCAACAGAAATATATCGCTGAGAAGGTCTTTGATATGCTTAAG GAGGCATGGAACAAATTTAATTCTGAAGAGCTCTTCTAA
- the LOC124703095 gene encoding uncharacterized protein LOC124703095 isoform X2 — protein sequence MVETRRSSAAKRPASTSTSPSPSPSASAPPPKRPKAEPPASPTSSAPGRAEEDSVTAAATGSAGLADDALTPANKDQGADKRAATAAESSRRRKETVPQQHVAPWAKLLSQCSQSPHLSITVPQFCVGQGKRCNLLLKDQSVSKVLCKLMHTEQGGPCELEVTGDKGVVLLNGRAVSPGVKLPLAGGDELVFSSCGKHAYIFQHPLNDKVSKVVPSSAISLLEPPSAGVKHIHMENRTEVTSAVAGTEILASVSNQSKDLPGVPPASAGEDNQRLVQPIASSASDKSKGRCISPDKECENGENTNEANSNIEDSPMDVSATPISPDAVVNDSSRQTGFGSDAHLDEIALEDQRDLITDLNTSASLPPSRCQAFKDGMKQGIISPSDIEVTFENFPYYLSENTKNVLLSCSFLHLEKKEFIKQFSEISSINQRILLSGPAGSEIYQETLIKALAKHFGARLLVVDSLLLPGVPSKDPETQKDVVKTDKSGDRAFVEKLTILHKHRPSLADTMHFRRPVAPASSVNADIVGTSTLHSATLPKQESSTATSKGYTFREGERVRYVGPAQPPAAIPRGPSYGYRGRVMLAFEENGSSKIGVRFDKQIPDGNDLGGLCEEDHGFFCSAELLRPDCSGGEEVERLAMTELIEVISEESKNSSLIVLLKDIEKSFTGITESFSSLRSKLELLPPGVLIIGSHTQMDSRKEKAHPGGFLFTKFASSSQTLFDLFPDSFGSRLHERNKESPKAMKHLNKLFPNKISIQLPQDEALLTSWKQQLDLDVETLKAKSNISSIRTFLSRSAIECNDLEELFIKDQSLTNESVDKIVGYAVSYHLKNNEVETSKDGKLVLTSESLKHGLDMLQSMHSDNKSSKKSLKDVATENEFEKRLLADVIPPNDIGVTFDDIGALENVKETLKELVMLPLQRPELFCKGQLTKPCKGILLFGPPGTGKTMLAKAVATEAGANFINISMSSITSKWFGEGEKYVKAVFSLASKISPSVIFIDEVDSMLGRRENPGEHEAMRKMKNEFMVNWDGLRTKDKERVLVLGATNRPFDLDEAVIRRFPRRLMVNLPDASNREKILKVILAKEELGQDTDLDSLANMTDGYSGSDLKNLCVTAAHFPIREILEKEKKEKNVAKAEGRPEPALHGSEDVRPLSLDDFKSAHEQVCASVSSDSANMNELVQWNELYGEGGSRKKKALSYFM from the exons ATGGTGGAGactcgccggagctccgccgcCAAGCGACCGGCCTCCACGTCCACGTCCCCGTCACCTTCCCCCTCCGCATCCGCCCCTCCCCCGAAGCGCCCCAAG GCGGAACCTCCGGCGTCGCCCACGTCGTCTGCGCCCGGGAGGGCCGAAGAGGACTCGGTGACGGCCGCGGCCACGGGGAGCGCCGGCTTGGCGGACGACGCCTTGACACCCGCGAATAAAG ATCAAGGAGCGGATAAGCGGGCGGCCACTGCTGCGGAGAGCTCGCGCAGGAGGAAGGAGACGGTGCCGCAGCAGCACGTGGCGCCATGGGCAAAACTGCTCTCGCAGTGCTCACAG AGTCCTCACCTTTCTATTACTGTCCCTCAATTTTGTGTCGGCCAAGGCAAAAGATGTAATTTATTGTTGAAAGACCAATCTGTCAGCAAAGTACTTTGCAAGTTGATGCACACTGAG CAAGGAGGTCCGTGCGAGTTAGAAGTTACAGGCGACAAGGGCGTTGTCCTATTAAACGGAAGGGCTGTAAGTCCAGGCGTGAAACTTCCCCTTGCAGGAGGGGATGAACTTGTATTCAGTTCATGCGGCAAACATGCTTAC ATTTTTCAGCATCCTTTGAATGATAAAGTTTCTAAAGTGGTGCCATCATCTGCTATCAGCCTTTTAGAACCTCCATCTGCTGGTGTAAAGCATATCCATATGGAGAACCGAACAGAAGTTACTTCAGCTGTTGCAGGGACAGAGATATTAGCATCTGTGTCTAATCAATCGAAGGACCTACCAGGAGTGCCGCCTGCATCAGCTGGGGAGGACAATCAGAGACTAGTGCAACCTATTGCATCATCTGCTTCTGATAAATCAAAAGGGCGCTGCATCAGCCCTGATAAGGAATGCGAGAATGGTGAAAATACTAATGAGGCTAATTCTAACATTGAAGATTCTCCAATGGACGTTTCTGCAACTCCCATTTCTCCTGATGCTGTTGTGAACGACAGCAGTCGACAAACTGGCTTTGGCTCTGATGCTCATCTTGATGAAATCG CTCTTGAAGATCAGAGGGATCTCATCACGGATCTTAACACTTCAGCCAGTTTACCACCGAGCAGATGTCAAGCCTTTAAGGACGGGATGAAGCAAGGAATTATTAGTCCAAGTGATATTGAAGTTACATTTGAGAATTTTCCTTACTACCTCAG CGAGAATACAAAGAATGTGCTCTTGTCATGTTCATTCCTACACTTGGAAAAGAAGGAGTTTATTAAACAGTTTTCCGAGATTTCATCAATAAACCAGCGAATTTTATTATCTGGTCCAGCAG GTTCTGAGATTTATCAGGAAACATTGATAAAGGCACTTGCCAAACATTTCGGTGCTAGACTACTTGTTGTCGATTCACTCCTGTTGCCTGGG GTGCCTTCAAAGGACCCAGAAACCCAGAAAGATGTTGTCAAGACTGATAAATCAGGGGACAGGGCGTTCGTAGAGAAATTGACAATTCTTCATAAGCACCGTCCTTCCTTGGCAGACACCATGCACTTTAGGAGACCAGTTGCACCAGCTTCCAGTGTGAACGCTGATATTGTGGGCACATCCACTCTACATTCTGCAACTTTGCCCAAACAAGAATCCTCAACAGCTACGTCGAAGGGCTATACTTTTAGAGAAG GGGAGAGGGTGAGGTACGTGGGTCCAGCTCAGCCACCTGCAGCAATTCCTAG GGGCCCCAGCTATGGTTATCGAGGCAGAGTGATGCTTGCTTTTGAAGAAAATGGATCATCTAAGATTGGAGTCCGATTTGATAAGCAGATCCCTGATGGTAATGATCTTGGTGGTTTGTGCGAGGAAGATCATGGCTTCTTCTGCTCTG CTGAATTACTTCGCCCAGACTGTTCTGGTGGCGAAGAAGTTGAGAGGCTAGCTATGACCGAATTAATTGAG GTCATCTCAGAAGAAAGCAAAAACAGCTCTCTGATAGTGTTACTAAAGGATATCGAGAAATCATTTACTGGAATTACAGAATCATTTTCATCTTTAAGGAGCAAACTTGAATTGCTTCCACCTGGCGTTCTTATCATAGGATCACACACCCAGATGGACAGCCGTAAAGAGAAG GCACATCCTGGAGGATTTCTTTTTACAAAGTTCGCTAGTAGCAGCCAGACGCTATTTGACCTTTTCCCG GATAGCTTTGGTAGCCGGTTGCACGAAAGGAACAAAGAAAGCCCGAAAGCAATGAAACATCTAAATAAACTTTTTCCTAACAAAATTTCCATCCAGCTTCCACAG GATGAAGCACTGCTAACCAGTTGGAAGCAACAATTGGATCTTGACGTTGAAACCCTTAAAGCAAAATCCAACATCAGTAGCATTCGTACG TTTCTGAGTCGCAGTGCAATCGAATGCAATGACCTTGAAGAATTATTCATCAAAGATCAGTCGCTTACTAATGAAA GTGTTGACAAGATTGTCGGCTATGCTGTCAGTTATCATCTTAAGAACAATGAAGTCGAAACCTCCAAGGATGGTAAACTTGTTCTCACGAGCGAAAG CCTTAAGCATGGGCTCGACATGCTGCAGAGCATGCATAGTGATAATAAGAGCTCAAAAAAATCGTTGAAG GATGTTGCCACAGAGAATGAGTTTGAGAAAAGGCTTTTGGCAGATGTTATACCACCGAATGATATTGGAGTCACCTTTGATGATATTGGAGCCTTGGAAAATGTGAAGGAAACATTGAAGGAATTGGTGATGCTCCCACTCCAGAGGCCTGAATTGTTCTGCAAAGGGCAGTTAACAAAG CCTTGCAAGGGAATATTGCTTTTTGGGCCTCCTGGCACTGGGAAAACAATGCTTGCTAAAGCGGTAGCAACCGAAGCAGGTGCTAACTTCATCAACATATCAATGTCAAGCATTACATCGAAG TGGTTTGGCGAAGGAGAGAAATATGTAAAGGCTGTATTTTCGTTAGCGAGTAAAATATCTCCCAGTGTTATTTTTATCGATGAG GTTGACAGTATGTTAGGAAGGAGAGAAAATCCAGGGGAACATGAAGCCATGCGCAAGATGAAAAATGAATTTATGGTAAATTGGGATGGGTTGCGCACTAAAGATAAGGAGCGCGTACTGGTTCTTGGTGCCACAAATAGACCTTTTGACCTGGATGAGGCTGTCATTAGGAGGTTCCCCCGCAG GCTAATGGTAAACTTGCCTGACGcatcaaatagagagaaaattttgaaagtaattttagcAAAAGAAGAGTTGGGACAAGATACTGATCTGGATTCACTTGCCAATATGACTGATGGATATTCAGGAAGTGACCTGAAG AATCTATGTGTAACTGCGGCGCACTTCCCCATTCGAGAAATCCTAGAGAAGGAAAAGAAG GAGAAGAATGTAGCAAAAGCAGAAGGCAGGCCTGAGCCTGCATTGCACGGAAGCGAGGACGTCCGTCCTCTTAGTTTAGATGACTTCAAATCTGCCCATGAGCAG GTTTGTGCGAGTGTGTCATCTGATTCGGCAAACATGAATGAGCTCGTTCAATGGAACGAGCTCTATGGCGAAGGCGgttcgaggaagaagaaagcACTGAGCTACTTCATGTGA
- the LOC124703095 gene encoding uncharacterized protein LOC124703095 isoform X1, with protein MVETRRSSAAKRPASTSTSPSPSPSASAPPPKRPKAEPPASPTSSAPGRAEEDSVTAAATGSAGLADDALTPANKDQGADKRAATAAESSRRRKETVPQQHVAPWAKLLSQCSQSPHLSITVPQFCVGQGKRCNLLLKDQSVSKVLCKLMHTEQGGPCELEVTGDKGVVLLNGRAVSPGVKLPLAGGDELVFSSCGKHAYIFQHPLNDKVSKVVPSSAISLLEPPSAGVKHIHMENRTEVTSAVAGTEILASVSNQSKDLPGVPPASAGEDNQRLVQPIASSASDKSKGRCISPDKECENGENTNEANSNIEDSPMDVSATPISPDAVVNDSSRQTGFGSDAHLDEIGKIATYKIRPVLRMIAGSTVSEFDLTGDLFKALEDQRDLITDLNTSASLPPSRCQAFKDGMKQGIISPSDIEVTFENFPYYLSENTKNVLLSCSFLHLEKKEFIKQFSEISSINQRILLSGPAGSEIYQETLIKALAKHFGARLLVVDSLLLPGVPSKDPETQKDVVKTDKSGDRAFVEKLTILHKHRPSLADTMHFRRPVAPASSVNADIVGTSTLHSATLPKQESSTATSKGYTFREGERVRYVGPAQPPAAIPRGPSYGYRGRVMLAFEENGSSKIGVRFDKQIPDGNDLGGLCEEDHGFFCSAELLRPDCSGGEEVERLAMTELIEVISEESKNSSLIVLLKDIEKSFTGITESFSSLRSKLELLPPGVLIIGSHTQMDSRKEKAHPGGFLFTKFASSSQTLFDLFPDSFGSRLHERNKESPKAMKHLNKLFPNKISIQLPQDEALLTSWKQQLDLDVETLKAKSNISSIRTFLSRSAIECNDLEELFIKDQSLTNESVDKIVGYAVSYHLKNNEVETSKDGKLVLTSESLKHGLDMLQSMHSDNKSSKKSLKDVATENEFEKRLLADVIPPNDIGVTFDDIGALENVKETLKELVMLPLQRPELFCKGQLTKPCKGILLFGPPGTGKTMLAKAVATEAGANFINISMSSITSKWFGEGEKYVKAVFSLASKISPSVIFIDEVDSMLGRRENPGEHEAMRKMKNEFMVNWDGLRTKDKERVLVLGATNRPFDLDEAVIRRFPRRLMVNLPDASNREKILKVILAKEELGQDTDLDSLANMTDGYSGSDLKNLCVTAAHFPIREILEKEKKEKNVAKAEGRPEPALHGSEDVRPLSLDDFKSAHEQVCASVSSDSANMNELVQWNELYGEGGSRKKKALSYFM; from the exons ATGGTGGAGactcgccggagctccgccgcCAAGCGACCGGCCTCCACGTCCACGTCCCCGTCACCTTCCCCCTCCGCATCCGCCCCTCCCCCGAAGCGCCCCAAG GCGGAACCTCCGGCGTCGCCCACGTCGTCTGCGCCCGGGAGGGCCGAAGAGGACTCGGTGACGGCCGCGGCCACGGGGAGCGCCGGCTTGGCGGACGACGCCTTGACACCCGCGAATAAAG ATCAAGGAGCGGATAAGCGGGCGGCCACTGCTGCGGAGAGCTCGCGCAGGAGGAAGGAGACGGTGCCGCAGCAGCACGTGGCGCCATGGGCAAAACTGCTCTCGCAGTGCTCACAG AGTCCTCACCTTTCTATTACTGTCCCTCAATTTTGTGTCGGCCAAGGCAAAAGATGTAATTTATTGTTGAAAGACCAATCTGTCAGCAAAGTACTTTGCAAGTTGATGCACACTGAG CAAGGAGGTCCGTGCGAGTTAGAAGTTACAGGCGACAAGGGCGTTGTCCTATTAAACGGAAGGGCTGTAAGTCCAGGCGTGAAACTTCCCCTTGCAGGAGGGGATGAACTTGTATTCAGTTCATGCGGCAAACATGCTTAC ATTTTTCAGCATCCTTTGAATGATAAAGTTTCTAAAGTGGTGCCATCATCTGCTATCAGCCTTTTAGAACCTCCATCTGCTGGTGTAAAGCATATCCATATGGAGAACCGAACAGAAGTTACTTCAGCTGTTGCAGGGACAGAGATATTAGCATCTGTGTCTAATCAATCGAAGGACCTACCAGGAGTGCCGCCTGCATCAGCTGGGGAGGACAATCAGAGACTAGTGCAACCTATTGCATCATCTGCTTCTGATAAATCAAAAGGGCGCTGCATCAGCCCTGATAAGGAATGCGAGAATGGTGAAAATACTAATGAGGCTAATTCTAACATTGAAGATTCTCCAATGGACGTTTCTGCAACTCCCATTTCTCCTGATGCTGTTGTGAACGACAGCAGTCGACAAACTGGCTTTGGCTCTGATGCTCATCTTGATGAAATCGGTAagattgcaacttataagataaggCCAGTTCTGAGGATGATTGCAGGGTCAACTGTATCCGAGTTCGATTTGACTGGTGATCTTTTTAAAGCTCTTGAAGATCAGAGGGATCTCATCACGGATCTTAACACTTCAGCCAGTTTACCACCGAGCAGATGTCAAGCCTTTAAGGACGGGATGAAGCAAGGAATTATTAGTCCAAGTGATATTGAAGTTACATTTGAGAATTTTCCTTACTACCTCAG CGAGAATACAAAGAATGTGCTCTTGTCATGTTCATTCCTACACTTGGAAAAGAAGGAGTTTATTAAACAGTTTTCCGAGATTTCATCAATAAACCAGCGAATTTTATTATCTGGTCCAGCAG GTTCTGAGATTTATCAGGAAACATTGATAAAGGCACTTGCCAAACATTTCGGTGCTAGACTACTTGTTGTCGATTCACTCCTGTTGCCTGGG GTGCCTTCAAAGGACCCAGAAACCCAGAAAGATGTTGTCAAGACTGATAAATCAGGGGACAGGGCGTTCGTAGAGAAATTGACAATTCTTCATAAGCACCGTCCTTCCTTGGCAGACACCATGCACTTTAGGAGACCAGTTGCACCAGCTTCCAGTGTGAACGCTGATATTGTGGGCACATCCACTCTACATTCTGCAACTTTGCCCAAACAAGAATCCTCAACAGCTACGTCGAAGGGCTATACTTTTAGAGAAG GGGAGAGGGTGAGGTACGTGGGTCCAGCTCAGCCACCTGCAGCAATTCCTAG GGGCCCCAGCTATGGTTATCGAGGCAGAGTGATGCTTGCTTTTGAAGAAAATGGATCATCTAAGATTGGAGTCCGATTTGATAAGCAGATCCCTGATGGTAATGATCTTGGTGGTTTGTGCGAGGAAGATCATGGCTTCTTCTGCTCTG CTGAATTACTTCGCCCAGACTGTTCTGGTGGCGAAGAAGTTGAGAGGCTAGCTATGACCGAATTAATTGAG GTCATCTCAGAAGAAAGCAAAAACAGCTCTCTGATAGTGTTACTAAAGGATATCGAGAAATCATTTACTGGAATTACAGAATCATTTTCATCTTTAAGGAGCAAACTTGAATTGCTTCCACCTGGCGTTCTTATCATAGGATCACACACCCAGATGGACAGCCGTAAAGAGAAG GCACATCCTGGAGGATTTCTTTTTACAAAGTTCGCTAGTAGCAGCCAGACGCTATTTGACCTTTTCCCG GATAGCTTTGGTAGCCGGTTGCACGAAAGGAACAAAGAAAGCCCGAAAGCAATGAAACATCTAAATAAACTTTTTCCTAACAAAATTTCCATCCAGCTTCCACAG GATGAAGCACTGCTAACCAGTTGGAAGCAACAATTGGATCTTGACGTTGAAACCCTTAAAGCAAAATCCAACATCAGTAGCATTCGTACG TTTCTGAGTCGCAGTGCAATCGAATGCAATGACCTTGAAGAATTATTCATCAAAGATCAGTCGCTTACTAATGAAA GTGTTGACAAGATTGTCGGCTATGCTGTCAGTTATCATCTTAAGAACAATGAAGTCGAAACCTCCAAGGATGGTAAACTTGTTCTCACGAGCGAAAG CCTTAAGCATGGGCTCGACATGCTGCAGAGCATGCATAGTGATAATAAGAGCTCAAAAAAATCGTTGAAG GATGTTGCCACAGAGAATGAGTTTGAGAAAAGGCTTTTGGCAGATGTTATACCACCGAATGATATTGGAGTCACCTTTGATGATATTGGAGCCTTGGAAAATGTGAAGGAAACATTGAAGGAATTGGTGATGCTCCCACTCCAGAGGCCTGAATTGTTCTGCAAAGGGCAGTTAACAAAG CCTTGCAAGGGAATATTGCTTTTTGGGCCTCCTGGCACTGGGAAAACAATGCTTGCTAAAGCGGTAGCAACCGAAGCAGGTGCTAACTTCATCAACATATCAATGTCAAGCATTACATCGAAG TGGTTTGGCGAAGGAGAGAAATATGTAAAGGCTGTATTTTCGTTAGCGAGTAAAATATCTCCCAGTGTTATTTTTATCGATGAG GTTGACAGTATGTTAGGAAGGAGAGAAAATCCAGGGGAACATGAAGCCATGCGCAAGATGAAAAATGAATTTATGGTAAATTGGGATGGGTTGCGCACTAAAGATAAGGAGCGCGTACTGGTTCTTGGTGCCACAAATAGACCTTTTGACCTGGATGAGGCTGTCATTAGGAGGTTCCCCCGCAG GCTAATGGTAAACTTGCCTGACGcatcaaatagagagaaaattttgaaagtaattttagcAAAAGAAGAGTTGGGACAAGATACTGATCTGGATTCACTTGCCAATATGACTGATGGATATTCAGGAAGTGACCTGAAG AATCTATGTGTAACTGCGGCGCACTTCCCCATTCGAGAAATCCTAGAGAAGGAAAAGAAG GAGAAGAATGTAGCAAAAGCAGAAGGCAGGCCTGAGCCTGCATTGCACGGAAGCGAGGACGTCCGTCCTCTTAGTTTAGATGACTTCAAATCTGCCCATGAGCAG GTTTGTGCGAGTGTGTCATCTGATTCGGCAAACATGAATGAGCTCGTTCAATGGAACGAGCTCTATGGCGAAGGCGgttcgaggaagaagaaagcACTGAGCTACTTCATGTGA